One genomic segment of Leptolyngbya sp. FACHB-261 includes these proteins:
- a CDS encoding serine/threonine-protein kinase, translated as MNRVEPNNDHNLGRILRERYRISRLVGKGAMGRVYEAHDTLLGNVPVAVKVLSRALMDQRARVRFEREARICAQLSQKSLHVVRVTDYGVSPDDAPFYVMEYLQGRNLRETIGGRPLLLPRFLALARQICLGLQCAHNGIALEDGEICQIVHRDLKPANILILPDESLDELVKILDFGIAKYMSESQQGLTSAYMGTLAYSSPEQMEGRTLDSRSDIYSLGIILYEMLTGRMPLAAESYTFGSWYKAHHYQPPRALKSANPALRIPPVLENLVMRCLAKAPLDRPQSVSDILRTLDSLEQRSTHGRQLGEQIGVAMGRSEAPTTTKASTTLRPEASPGADLSPASLAEVGLENENQQISPATAADVVCMRAPWPDDKPQAEIVFPEIIPFGMFGRQNLPTLWTMLELEQIHARWAKSPYNQFLFLGAPHPMILWVTALYSVDLKPRWMPCYLDLKTPKGQHLTRLLGEQGEYRLLLFAQGDPGACRRILRSTVAPIQKELLLDWANAAQLAPEGQVSVSKKLLKAELDKVKVRFMTKLDQISREPSPPQKPRESV; from the coding sequence GTGAATCGCGTCGAACCCAATAACGATCACAATTTGGGGCGTATCCTGCGGGAGCGCTACCGAATCAGCCGTTTGGTCGGGAAGGGTGCAATGGGGCGGGTCTATGAAGCCCACGACACACTGCTCGGTAACGTGCCGGTGGCAGTTAAGGTCCTATCCCGTGCGCTCATGGATCAACGGGCCCGAGTGCGCTTTGAGCGAGAAGCGCGCATCTGCGCCCAGTTGAGCCAGAAAAGTTTGCACGTTGTGCGGGTTACGGACTACGGCGTCAGTCCTGATGATGCACCGTTCTACGTCATGGAATACCTACAGGGCCGCAACCTGAGGGAAACTATTGGCGGACGGCCCCTACTACTGCCGCGTTTTCTAGCCCTGGCTCGCCAGATCTGTTTAGGTCTCCAATGCGCTCACAATGGCATCGCCTTAGAGGACGGCGAAATCTGCCAGATTGTGCACCGAGACCTGAAGCCAGCCAATATCCTGATTTTGCCGGACGAGAGTTTGGATGAGCTGGTCAAGATCCTGGATTTTGGTATCGCCAAGTATATGAGCGAGAGCCAGCAGGGGTTAACCAGCGCCTACATGGGCACGTTGGCATACTCCTCGCCAGAGCAGATGGAGGGACGCACCCTTGACTCCCGTTCCGATATCTACAGTCTGGGCATCATCCTCTACGAGATGTTGACTGGCAGGATGCCCCTGGCAGCAGAAAGCTACACCTTTGGTAGCTGGTACAAGGCCCATCATTATCAACCCCCCCGCGCACTAAAGTCAGCAAACCCAGCTCTGCGCATCCCGCCTGTGCTGGAAAATCTGGTGATGCGCTGCTTAGCTAAAGCGCCACTCGACCGCCCTCAAAGCGTAAGCGACATTTTGCGCACTTTAGACAGCCTGGAGCAGCGCTCTACGCATGGTCGACAACTGGGCGAGCAGATCGGGGTTGCGATGGGCCGCTCAGAGGCACCCACAACCACCAAAGCCAGCACGACCCTTCGACCAGAAGCATCACCCGGCGCCGATCTCTCGCCTGCTAGCCTGGCTGAAGTCGGGCTAGAGAATGAAAATCAGCAAATCTCACCCGCCACTGCGGCAGATGTAGTCTGCATGCGGGCTCCCTGGCCAGACGATAAACCCCAGGCAGAAATTGTCTTCCCAGAGATCATTCCCTTCGGTATGTTTGGCCGGCAAAACCTGCCAACCCTCTGGACCATGCTGGAACTGGAGCAGATTCACGCCCGGTGGGCCAAAAGCCCCTACAACCAGTTTTTGTTTCTCGGAGCCCCTCACCCCATGATTCTTTGGGTGACAGCGCTCTATTCAGTGGATCTCAAGCCCCGCTGGATGCCCTGCTATCTGGATCTGAAAACCCCTAAGGGCCAGCATCTTACCCGCTTACTGGGCGAGCAGGGTGAGTATCGGCTGCTGTTGTTTGCTCAAGGAGACCCTGGCGCTTGCCGCCGGATTTTGCGCTCGACCGTTGCTCCGATTCAGAAGGAACTGCTGCTTGACTGGGCCAACGCGGCCCAACTAGCGCCAGAAGGCCAGGTGAGTGTCAGCAAGAAGCTGCTAAAAGCGGAACTGGATAAGGTGAAGGTTCGGTTCATGACCAAGCTAGATCAGATCAGTCGCGAACCCTCACCGCCCCAGAAGCCCAGAGAGAGTGTCTAG
- a CDS encoding S1C family serine protease yields the protein MNICPTRLRRCCLSLLLVLALVFTGPLPAAFAQGNNQGRASLNTSVSSTGFDEDEQVNVSVYEQRSPGVVNITSTIVGYDYFRRPFPEGQGTGSGSVLDKQGNILTNYHVVRNANRLEVTLSDQSRYEAQLVGADPLNDLAVIKIDAPAKLLQPIPLANTDGLRVGQKVLAIGNPFGLSLTLTVGVVSALNREIKSEVAGRAIRNMVQTDAAINPGNSGGPLLNRNGELVGVNTMIFSASGASAGIGFAVPVTAVRRVVPDLLAYGQVQRGWLGVAVQPLTPPLSEVLKLPVDRGVLVARVERGSPAAKAGLHGGSRDVALGNLQLTLGGDIITGINGKPIASGEELAQEIEDRKPGDRIQLDVVRGTQASSTATKLQRIAVTLELHPAQ from the coding sequence ATGAACATCTGTCCAACCCGCCTTCGGCGCTGCTGTTTGAGCCTCCTGTTGGTGTTGGCGTTAGTCTTTACTGGCCCCCTACCGGCTGCCTTCGCTCAAGGGAACAACCAGGGACGTGCGAGTCTCAATACCTCTGTAAGCTCAACCGGGTTTGATGAAGACGAGCAGGTCAACGTTTCGGTCTACGAGCAGCGGAGTCCTGGTGTCGTCAACATCACCTCGACGATTGTGGGCTACGACTATTTTCGCCGTCCCTTCCCAGAGGGACAGGGCACCGGTTCCGGCAGTGTCCTGGACAAGCAGGGAAACATCCTCACCAACTATCACGTGGTGCGCAATGCCAATCGCTTGGAGGTAACGCTTTCTGACCAGTCCCGCTACGAGGCCCAACTGGTGGGAGCCGATCCGCTCAATGATCTGGCGGTGATCAAAATTGACGCTCCAGCTAAGCTATTGCAGCCGATTCCCCTAGCCAACACTGATGGCCTGCGCGTCGGCCAGAAGGTTCTGGCCATTGGCAATCCTTTTGGTTTATCCCTGACCCTAACTGTTGGCGTGGTCAGCGCCCTAAACCGGGAAATCAAGTCAGAAGTGGCAGGTCGAGCCATCCGCAACATGGTTCAAACCGACGCAGCCATCAACCCTGGTAACTCTGGCGGGCCTCTCCTCAACCGCAACGGCGAGCTAGTAGGCGTTAACACCATGATCTTCTCGGCCAGTGGTGCCAGCGCTGGGATTGGTTTTGCCGTGCCCGTGACTGCCGTGCGCCGAGTCGTTCCCGACCTGCTCGCCTATGGTCAGGTACAGCGAGGTTGGCTGGGTGTGGCCGTGCAACCACTAACGCCTCCCTTGAGCGAAGTGCTGAAGCTACCGGTTGATCGCGGCGTGCTAGTGGCTCGAGTGGAGCGTGGTAGTCCTGCGGCCAAGGCGGGTCTGCATGGTGGCAGTCGTGATGTGGCGCTGGGCAACCTGCAACTGACCCTAGGCGGCGATATCATTACCGGCATCAATGGCAAGCCAATTGCCTCCGGCGAGGAACTGGCCCAGGAAATCGAGGACCGTAAGCCTGGCGATCGGATTCAGTTGGATGTGGTCCGTGGCACCCAAGCCAGTAGCACCGCGACAAAGTTGCAGCGCATTGCTGTCACTCTAGAGTTGCATCCGGCTCAGTAA
- a CDS encoding Hsp70 family protein, whose product MSYAIDFGTSNTVVARWNAATREPETLKLPGLSVTQANNPPLIPSLVYVEDAANECILTGQLVRDRGLDLSMDARFFRSFKRGIGSSIQGFLPELDGRTVSFEQVGAWFLRQVLEQVQKTGPTDSIVFTVPVDSFEPYRHWLGQVVSAQGPAALPVEQVRLLDEPTAAALGYGLQAGEQLLVIDFGGGTLDLAWVQLNLEANGSKPLGFVLKWGEKLFAEKSGQRPKVARVMAKAGMNLGGTDLDNWLVDYFAQTQELPRNSLITRLAERLKIQLSARPKASEVYFNDETLESYDLSLERSQFEQILEERGFFAGLEETVTQVLQQAQRQGLTANDLDHVLLVGGTAQIPAVQNWVRERFGSDKVRGEKPFEAIAHGALQISQGVELKDFLYHSYGVRYWDRRNNCHSWHPLIPAGQAYPMSQPVELVLGASLESQPSIELVIGELGSESKAAEVFFDGDRLITRTSSQAQTQVQPLNDRDGARSIAQLNPPGYPGSDRIRVLFQVDVRRTLRITVEDILTGDTLLEDREVVELS is encoded by the coding sequence TTGAGCTACGCAATAGATTTCGGCACCAGCAATACGGTGGTTGCTCGGTGGAATGCAGCAACGCGGGAGCCAGAGACACTAAAATTGCCCGGTTTAAGTGTTACCCAAGCCAATAATCCACCCTTAATTCCCAGCCTGGTCTACGTTGAAGACGCTGCCAATGAGTGCATCCTCACGGGTCAACTAGTACGGGACCGAGGCCTGGATTTGAGCATGGATGCCCGCTTTTTTCGCAGCTTTAAGCGCGGCATTGGCTCCTCGATTCAAGGCTTTTTGCCTGAGCTGGACGGACGGACGGTTAGCTTTGAGCAGGTGGGGGCCTGGTTCTTGCGGCAGGTCCTGGAGCAAGTTCAGAAAACTGGACCGACTGACTCGATTGTGTTTACGGTGCCGGTGGATAGTTTCGAGCCCTACCGGCATTGGCTAGGGCAGGTGGTCAGTGCGCAGGGTCCTGCGGCTTTGCCAGTGGAACAGGTGCGTTTGCTGGATGAGCCGACTGCGGCAGCTTTAGGCTATGGCCTCCAAGCCGGTGAGCAGTTGCTGGTGATCGACTTTGGTGGTGGCACGCTGGACTTGGCCTGGGTGCAGCTCAACCTGGAAGCCAACGGCAGCAAGCCTTTGGGTTTTGTACTCAAGTGGGGCGAGAAGCTGTTTGCCGAAAAGTCGGGCCAGAGGCCAAAGGTGGCGCGGGTGATGGCAAAGGCGGGTATGAACCTGGGCGGCACTGACCTGGATAACTGGCTAGTCGATTATTTTGCGCAAACCCAAGAGCTGCCTCGCAACTCGCTGATCACTCGGCTGGCAGAACGGCTGAAGATTCAGCTCTCGGCTCGGCCCAAGGCCAGCGAAGTCTACTTCAACGACGAGACGTTGGAGAGCTACGACCTTAGCCTGGAGCGCAGCCAATTCGAGCAGATCCTAGAGGAGCGCGGCTTTTTTGCTGGGCTGGAAGAGACTGTGACCCAAGTGCTGCAACAGGCCCAGCGTCAGGGGCTCACCGCCAACGACCTGGATCATGTGCTGCTGGTGGGTGGTACGGCTCAAATTCCAGCGGTGCAGAATTGGGTGCGCGAACGCTTCGGCAGCGATAAGGTCCGAGGCGAGAAGCCTTTTGAAGCCATCGCCCACGGTGCCCTGCAAATCAGTCAAGGCGTCGAACTTAAGGACTTTCTCTATCACAGCTACGGTGTCCGCTACTGGGACCGACGCAACAATTGCCACAGCTGGCACCCGCTCATCCCAGCGGGTCAGGCTTACCCAATGTCGCAGCCAGTGGAACTGGTCTTGGGGGCTTCGTTGGAAAGTCAGCCCAGCATTGAGCTGGTGATCGGGGAGTTGGGTTCAGAGAGCAAAGCGGCTGAAGTTTTCTTTGATGGCGACCGTCTGATCACCCGCACTAGCAGTCAGGCACAGACTCAGGTGCAACCGCTCAACGACCGAGACGGCGCACGCAGCATTGCTCAGCTCAACCCACCTGGCTATCCGGGCAGTGACCGGATTCGGGTGCTGTTCCAGGTCGATGTCCGCCGTACTTTGCGGATCACGGTTGAAGATATTCTGACCGGCGACACGTTGCTGGAAGACCGGGAAGTGGTGGAGCTGAGCTGA
- a CDS encoding TPM domain-containing protein, whose amino-acid sequence MKYASRLFTSALFALVLSLVSWVNAPAAHAVYAPELLPSEPTAVIDMGNVLTSVQEQQLSSKLTDFEDETGWKVRVLTQFDQTPGRAVKDFWGLNDKSVLMVADSRGGNILNFNVGDAVYPLLPRVFWVELQTRYGNQFFVRDNGEDQAILSAIDAIQTCLRGGGCAVVPGLPHEQWVLTLVCAIAGGVIFGFAGHPRKPDQIFAWQWALIFSPLWAMLFIAFGLGPVLTRTSEWLPIFRNIAGFCGGALIAYLIPVRSGPVAPPAES is encoded by the coding sequence ATGAAATACGCCTCCCGCCTCTTCACATCAGCTCTGTTCGCACTGGTCTTGAGCCTAGTGAGTTGGGTGAATGCCCCGGCTGCACACGCAGTTTATGCACCTGAATTGCTGCCGTCTGAGCCCACCGCAGTCATTGATATGGGTAACGTGCTCACCTCTGTGCAGGAGCAGCAACTTAGCAGCAAGCTCACCGACTTCGAAGACGAGACAGGTTGGAAAGTGCGAGTGCTGACGCAGTTCGACCAAACACCCGGTCGAGCGGTCAAAGACTTTTGGGGCTTAAACGACAAGAGCGTGCTGATGGTAGCCGACTCCCGTGGCGGCAACATCCTCAACTTCAACGTCGGTGATGCAGTCTATCCTTTATTGCCACGCGTGTTCTGGGTAGAGTTACAAACCCGCTACGGCAATCAGTTTTTCGTGCGAGACAACGGCGAAGACCAGGCCATTCTCTCCGCTATTGACGCAATCCAAACCTGTCTGCGCGGCGGTGGCTGCGCCGTAGTGCCCGGTCTACCCCACGAGCAATGGGTCCTGACCCTGGTTTGCGCTATCGCTGGCGGCGTAATTTTCGGCTTCGCTGGTCATCCCCGCAAGCCTGATCAGATCTTCGCCTGGCAGTGGGCGCTAATCTTCTCGCCCCTATGGGCCATGCTATTCATCGCCTTCGGCCTGGGTCCAGTCCTGACCCGCACCAGCGAGTGGCTACCAATCTTCCGCAACATCGCAGGCTTCTGCGGCGGCGCCCTAATCGCCTATCTAATTCCAGTTCGCAGCGGCCCAGTTGCTCCCCCCGCCGAGAGCTAA
- the hemB gene encoding porphobilinogen synthase codes for MFPQQRPRRLRNHPQLRRMVRETVLTTDDLIYPLFAVPGTNFAKEVKSMPGVYQLSVDKIVEEAKQVYDLGIPAIILFGIPEIKDIEATGAWHDHGMIQQAARAVKAAVPELLVIADTCLCEYTSHGHCGFLQTGDLSGRVLNDPTLELLKKTAVSQVRAGADVIAPSGMMDGFVRAIREGLDEAGHTDIPIMSYAAKYASAYYGPFRDAAESAPQFGDRRTYQMDPGNGREAIKEIELDIAEGADMLMVKPALSYMDIIWRVKEATHLPVFAYNVSGEYSMVKAAALNGWIDEERVVLETLTSMKRAGADGILTYHAKDVARWLGAGSQQAQQAEPSDDKNTVAPCLRTPSEQYQPVSETLLQPEVQV; via the coding sequence ATGTTTCCTCAACAGCGTCCGCGCCGCCTGCGCAACCATCCCCAACTCCGGCGTATGGTCCGGGAAACGGTTCTGACAACCGACGACCTCATCTACCCGCTGTTTGCGGTTCCCGGCACCAACTTCGCCAAAGAAGTCAAATCGATGCCAGGTGTGTACCAGCTTTCCGTGGACAAGATTGTTGAGGAAGCCAAACAAGTCTACGACCTAGGCATCCCCGCGATCATCCTGTTCGGCATCCCCGAAATCAAAGACATCGAGGCCACCGGCGCTTGGCACGATCACGGCATGATCCAACAAGCCGCTCGCGCCGTCAAAGCTGCCGTGCCAGAACTGCTGGTCATCGCCGACACCTGCCTCTGCGAATACACCAGCCACGGCCACTGCGGCTTCCTGCAAACCGGCGACCTCAGCGGTCGAGTGCTCAACGACCCCACCCTGGAACTGCTCAAGAAAACAGCAGTCTCCCAAGTGCGGGCTGGCGCTGATGTGATTGCTCCCTCCGGCATGATGGACGGCTTCGTACGAGCCATCCGCGAAGGACTTGACGAAGCCGGTCACACCGACATTCCGATCATGTCCTACGCCGCCAAATACGCCTCCGCCTACTACGGCCCCTTCCGCGACGCCGCCGAATCTGCACCTCAGTTTGGCGACCGCCGGACCTACCAGATGGATCCCGGCAACGGACGCGAAGCGATCAAAGAAATCGAACTGGACATCGCCGAAGGCGCGGACATGTTGATGGTCAAGCCCGCCCTGTCCTACATGGATATCATCTGGCGCGTCAAGGAAGCCACCCATCTGCCCGTCTTCGCCTACAACGTCTCCGGCGAATACTCAATGGTCAAAGCCGCTGCCCTCAACGGCTGGATCGACGAGGAGCGCGTGGTGCTAGAAACCCTGACCAGCATGAAGCGGGCCGGTGCTGATGGCATCCTCACCTACCACGCCAAAGATGTCGCCCGTTGGTTAGGAGCAGGCAGCCAGCAAGCTCAACAGGCCGAGCCCAGCGATGACAAAAACACTGTCGCCCCCTGCCTGCGCACCCCCTCCGAGCAATATCAGCCGGTGAGCGAAACCCTGCTTCAGCCAGAAGTGCAAGTCTAA
- a CDS encoding family 1 glycosylhydrolase, whose product MAQRPGIFPTFFISGFECSTFRWKEKQRRDLTEETQHDRHVREDYNILRSLGIAVAREGIPWPMIDVGGRYDFSRIDPMIEAMAECQISPIWDLCHYGYPDDLDPFSDAFTERFASYCRAAAEYVIPRLRGPYFFTPINEITFFSFCGGEWGWAAPYGTTKEDRFRLRLSLCKAAIAGVKAIREVEPQARMVHIDPLVQVVAPRDQPDQIEAAEHETYVDTFLAWDIIYGKEHPELGGSPEILDIVGANNYSFGQMEYRAQGPHQALEPHDDRIKPLHDLLQTVWQRYQRPMIIGETSGLGGGRAAWLKDVVEESLAAVNSGMDLHGICLFPAVDMPDWHTGEWLHNGICDLVPEGDDLKRVPHEPYVAELRRWQKEFNRVIALDEDPLSDPVELQDVVDAAKRLRKVPDQNWS is encoded by the coding sequence ATGGCTCAACGACCCGGTATCTTCCCCACTTTCTTCATCTCTGGCTTTGAATGTTCGACCTTTCGCTGGAAGGAAAAACAGCGGCGCGACTTGACTGAGGAAACGCAGCACGACCGCCATGTCCGAGAGGACTACAACATTTTGCGGTCGCTGGGTATTGCTGTGGCTAGGGAGGGCATTCCCTGGCCCATGATTGATGTCGGTGGGCGTTATGACTTCTCCCGCATTGACCCGATGATCGAAGCGATGGCGGAGTGTCAGATCAGCCCGATTTGGGATCTCTGCCACTACGGCTACCCTGATGACTTGGACCCGTTCTCGGATGCGTTTACTGAACGGTTTGCCAGCTACTGCCGCGCTGCCGCTGAGTATGTGATTCCCCGCCTGCGTGGTCCCTATTTCTTCACGCCTATCAATGAGATCACTTTCTTCTCGTTCTGCGGCGGTGAGTGGGGTTGGGCTGCGCCCTATGGAACCACAAAAGAGGATCGCTTTCGTCTCAGGCTGAGTTTGTGCAAGGCGGCGATTGCTGGTGTCAAAGCTATTCGCGAGGTAGAGCCGCAGGCGAGGATGGTTCACATCGATCCGCTGGTTCAGGTGGTGGCTCCCCGCGACCAACCGGATCAAATCGAGGCTGCCGAACACGAAACCTACGTCGATACGTTTCTGGCTTGGGACATCATCTACGGCAAAGAGCACCCAGAACTGGGCGGGTCGCCGGAGATTCTCGATATTGTGGGCGCCAATAATTACTCGTTTGGTCAGATGGAGTATCGAGCGCAGGGACCGCACCAGGCCCTAGAGCCCCACGATGACCGCATCAAGCCGCTCCATGACTTACTGCAAACGGTTTGGCAGCGCTATCAGCGACCGATGATCATTGGCGAAACCAGTGGCCTAGGTGGGGGCAGGGCAGCCTGGCTGAAGGATGTGGTCGAGGAGTCTTTGGCAGCAGTGAATAGCGGCATGGATCTGCATGGCATCTGTTTATTTCCTGCTGTTGATATGCCTGATTGGCACACGGGCGAGTGGTTACACAACGGCATCTGCGATTTGGTGCCAGAAGGGGACGACCTGAAGCGAGTGCCGCACGAACCCTATGTGGCAGAACTGCGGCGCTGGCAGAAAGAATTCAACCGGGTCATCGCTCTAGATGAGGACCCCCTCAGTGACCCGGTGGAGTTGCAGGATGTGGTAGACGCGGCCAAACGCTTGCGCAAAGTTCCTGACCAGAATTGGAGCTGA
- a CDS encoding DUF4336 domain-containing protein: MAKTTMNGQETQEQPVPAIQPKDWSWPFWPAVPLYPYGRRRTLRTEVVKDTVWTFDQVQGIIYVIVPIRMTVVKLEAGGLLVYAPVAPTPECIRLVQELVAQHGDIKYIVLPTVSGLEHKVFVGPFARRFPNSQVFVAAKQWSFPLNLPLSWLGFPLKRTHVLPADSSQTPFADEFDYAVLDVDLGQGPFGEVAFFHKRSRTLLVTDSVLSVPEDPPAIVQLEPYALLFHARDSAFDTVEDNEVNRRKGWQRIALFAFYFRPSSLEVVELGQSIRDALKAPDRSRKAFFGWFPFSWKEKWQQSFEALRGSGRLFVAPILQTLILNRAPQETIDWADQVASWNFERIIPCHLDSPLEVGPAQFRQAFAFLEKQPALSDASGGAHPLLPEEDFEFLKELEVGLNKRGITPPAKEKV, translated from the coding sequence GTGGCTAAAACCACCATGAACGGTCAGGAGACGCAGGAGCAACCGGTTCCTGCCATCCAACCCAAAGATTGGTCGTGGCCTTTTTGGCCTGCGGTGCCTCTCTACCCCTATGGCAGACGGCGAACCCTGCGCACGGAGGTCGTGAAGGACACGGTTTGGACCTTCGACCAGGTCCAGGGCATTATCTACGTGATCGTGCCCATTCGCATGACGGTCGTGAAGCTGGAAGCTGGCGGCCTGCTGGTCTACGCGCCAGTTGCGCCGACGCCAGAGTGCATTCGGCTGGTCCAAGAGCTGGTCGCGCAGCATGGGGACATCAAATATATTGTCCTGCCCACGGTTTCTGGCCTGGAGCACAAGGTTTTTGTCGGTCCTTTCGCTAGGCGCTTTCCTAATTCGCAGGTGTTTGTTGCCGCGAAGCAGTGGAGCTTTCCGTTGAATCTGCCCCTGAGTTGGCTCGGCTTTCCGCTGAAGCGCACTCATGTTCTCCCCGCAGACAGCAGCCAAACTCCCTTCGCTGATGAATTTGACTACGCGGTCCTAGACGTTGACTTAGGGCAAGGGCCATTCGGGGAAGTTGCCTTCTTCCACAAGCGCTCGCGCACGCTACTGGTCACGGACTCTGTGCTCTCTGTGCCGGAAGACCCACCGGCTATTGTGCAATTGGAGCCCTACGCCTTGCTGTTCCATGCTAGAGATAGCGCCTTCGACACAGTCGAGGATAACGAGGTCAATCGCCGTAAAGGTTGGCAGCGTATTGCACTGTTTGCCTTTTACTTCCGCCCCAGCAGCCTAGAAGTGGTTGAACTGGGACAGTCGATTCGGGATGCGCTCAAAGCACCGGATCGGTCTAGAAAAGCTTTCTTCGGTTGGTTTCCTTTCAGTTGGAAAGAGAAGTGGCAGCAGTCGTTTGAGGCCCTACGCGGCAGTGGGCGTCTGTTTGTTGCGCCGATTTTGCAGACCCTAATCTTGAACCGGGCTCCCCAGGAGACGATTGACTGGGCTGATCAAGTCGCCAGTTGGAATTTTGAGCGCATTATTCCCTGCCACCTAGACTCACCGTTAGAAGTAGGCCCTGCCCAGTTCCGCCAGGCCTTTGCCTTTTTGGAGAAGCAACCGGCTCTCAGCGACGCGAGCGGCGGGGCCCATCCGCTTCTACCCGAGGAAGATTTTGAATTCCTCAAGGAACTCGAAGTAGGTCTCAATAAGCGCGGCATCACACCCCCCGCGAAGGAGAAGGTCTAG
- a CDS encoding site-specific DNA-methyltransferase — MKIAETAVTEAGTRRIASQEHNLYLAQGIQPHTATQIVPSGLLQPFSEALEAQLLARHKAVEKALHQYLGKPFYSEPGFILYQGDSTELLSHLGKAEVSTEIGTEVSVDLTVTSPPYNIGKAYEQPMSVEEYVAWCSGWMAQVYQVTKPNGAFWLNVGYLEVPGQGLCVPISYLLWNQSPFYLLQEVVWKYGAGVSAKRRLSPRNEKWLFYTKNPKSYTFNLDDIRDPNVKYPNQKKQGRYRCNPLGKNPSDVWEFPKITTGENRSSKERTNHPAQFPLAIVERIVRASSNPVEIVLDPFAGSCSAGIAAAGLGRIFIGFELKSNYCEMAANRFEQFQQARRTATQQG, encoded by the coding sequence ATGAAAATTGCTGAAACAGCAGTGACAGAAGCTGGAACCAGGAGAATCGCCAGCCAGGAGCATAACCTCTACCTCGCCCAGGGCATTCAACCCCACACAGCAACTCAAATTGTGCCCTCTGGACTGCTACAGCCGTTCTCTGAAGCTCTGGAAGCTCAGCTTTTGGCTAGACACAAAGCAGTAGAAAAAGCCCTGCACCAATACTTGGGCAAACCTTTCTATTCTGAGCCCGGTTTTATTCTCTACCAAGGCGACTCAACCGAATTGCTCAGCCATTTAGGCAAGGCTGAAGTTAGCACTGAAATTGGTACTGAAGTTAGCGTTGACTTAACCGTCACTTCGCCCCCCTACAACATTGGCAAAGCCTACGAACAGCCCATGAGCGTGGAGGAGTACGTTGCCTGGTGTTCGGGTTGGATGGCTCAGGTTTATCAAGTCACCAAACCTAACGGTGCCTTCTGGCTAAACGTGGGCTATCTAGAGGTGCCGGGTCAGGGTCTCTGTGTGCCAATTTCCTATCTTTTGTGGAACCAGTCGCCCTTTTACTTATTGCAGGAAGTCGTGTGGAAATATGGGGCTGGCGTTTCAGCTAAGCGACGCTTAAGCCCACGCAATGAGAAGTGGCTGTTCTACACCAAAAACCCCAAATCCTACACGTTTAATTTGGACGACATCCGCGATCCCAATGTCAAATATCCTAATCAAAAGAAGCAGGGCAGATATCGCTGTAACCCTCTGGGAAAGAACCCCTCCGATGTATGGGAGTTCCCCAAAATCACGACTGGAGAAAACAGAAGCTCCAAAGAACGCACCAATCATCCAGCCCAGTTCCCCTTAGCCATCGTCGAACGAATTGTGCGCGCTTCATCGAATCCAGTGGAAATCGTGCTCGACCCCTTTGCCGGTTCCTGCTCAGCAGGCATAGCAGCGGCGGGTTTAGGCCGCATCTTTATCGGTTTTGAACTCAAATCTAACTACTGTGAAATGGCAGCCAACCGCTTTGAGCAGTTCCAGCAGGCTAGACGCACTGCCACTCAGCAGGGGTAG
- a CDS encoding GNAT family N-acetyltransferase: MQILTYHPQYETSIVELVLQVQREEFGLPITLADQPDLLDIPTVYQQGHGNFWLAVDANQVIGTIAAIDFGDHHLALRKMFVASPYRGQGIGVGQQLLATLCHWAVEHKIRAIYLGTVDAFKAAHRFYEKHGFRQVEKSDLPATFPMMQGDTRFYRLLVPEWRADGDLNAEITA, encoded by the coding sequence ATGCAGATCTTGACTTATCACCCTCAGTATGAAACCTCAATTGTTGAGCTAGTTCTGCAAGTCCAGCGAGAAGAGTTTGGCTTGCCGATCACTCTAGCTGATCAACCTGACCTGCTAGATATTCCAACTGTTTATCAACAAGGTCATGGCAACTTCTGGCTAGCTGTAGATGCAAACCAGGTGATTGGGACAATTGCAGCTATTGATTTTGGCGATCACCATCTGGCTCTGCGCAAGATGTTTGTGGCGTCCCCCTACCGTGGGCAAGGAATTGGCGTGGGCCAGCAATTGTTGGCGACGTTGTGCCATTGGGCTGTAGAACACAAGATTCGAGCGATCTACTTAGGAACAGTTGATGCTTTCAAAGCCGCGCATCGCTTCTATGAAAAGCATGGTTTCCGGCAAGTCGAAAAATCTGACCTGCCTGCTACGTTCCCCATGATGCAAGGAGACACTCGGTTCTATCGGCTCTTGGTGCCCGAATGGAGAGCTGATGGGGATCTGAATGCAGAAATAACAGCTTGA